ACACATGTGACGAGAAACCCAAAAATGCTGGAACAGGCGGCGCAATATGCGCGCGACGGTGGATATATCGATATTACGGCGCATACCGCAGACGACAGCTCCAATGGGGTCAAAAGCGCCGCGGCTATTGCCTATTTAAAGGAAACGGGAACCCCTCTTTCACACGTTACGCTGAGTTCTGACGGCAACGGCTCGCTGCCGCGTTTCAACGCGGCGGGAGAGCTTGAGAGCATTTCTGCCGCTCCAGTGAACTCGGTACTCAAAATCATAAGAGAACTTATCATAAATAAGAGCGTCAGTATTGCAGACGCGGTAAGCCTCGCCACGGCAAACGCGGCAAGCAGGCTTTCGATAAAAGACAAGGGGAGCGTGCGCGCCGGCTTTTCATGCGACCTGCTTATCTTGGATGACGCCCTCTCTTTGCGTTATGTGATCTCAAAGGGAAAAATAATGATGGAAGAGGGCGTTACAGTCGTCAAGGGAAGGTTCGAATAAGGACGGCCGTGTTTCGTATTTTTATGCTGCGAGGCAAGCATCGATAAATTTAAAGGACTGGAAGCGAAGTTTTTGAACAAACAAAAGGAATTTATCTGTAACACAGTAGAGGCTTTGCGGGAAGAGCTGCTCGGGCTGAGTCATGATATCCACGACAACCCGGAGCTTGGCCTTGAAGAATTCAAGGCCTGCGCGTGGCAGACTGCGCTGCTGAAAAATCACGGTTTCGCCGTAGAATCTCCGTTTTGCGAAATGGAGACGGCCTTTAAGGCGACCTTCGACACAGGAAAAGAGGGAGCTGCGGTAGCCTTTCTTTCTGAATATGACGCGCTTGAGGGCATAGGCCACGGCTGCGGCCACAACATAATAGCCGCCTCCGCCGTTGGCGCCGCAGTCGCGCTTGCGGCCGCGCTTAAAGAGTCCGGCGCAGGTGGAAAGGTTACGCTCTTTGGCACTCCCGCCGAGGAGACGGAGGGCGGCAAAATACCGATGGTAGAGGCTGGCGCCTTTAACGGTTATGACTGCGCGCTTATGATGCACCCCGCGTCAGAAAATATAATCTGCCGCCACGGCCTTGCGGCGCAGAGCGTCTATGTGGAGTTTTTCGGCAAGGCGGCGCATTCTTCGACGCCATCTGCGGGAATAAACGCGCTTGCTTCGCTTATTTCGTTCTTCACCTCAATAGACGCCATACAGCAGACCTGGCCGAACACAAGCAAAATCAACGGCATCATAACGGACGGAGGCAAAGCTTCGAACGTAATATGCGAATATGCCCGCGCCGCCTTTACGGTCCGCGCCGCCAGGAAGAAAGAGATACTCGTCATGTACGCCGATATGGAACGCGCGGCGCAGGCTGCCGCGCTTGTCACAGGAGCAAAGGCCAAGGTAAGTTGCGGGCGGCTTTACGCGGAGCGCTATCCGAGCCGCACTCTTGGCGAGGCGTTCAAGGCCAACATGGCGCCGCTTGGCGAAGAGATGGATTATCCCGATTATAACGCGCAGGTCGGTTCCTCCGACATCGGAAACGTCTCGCTCGTGACGCCCGCAATACATGAATATCTCTCCATCGGCGACGCGGCGGAGCTAATATCGCACCACGAATCCTTCCGCACAGCCGCCGCCTCAAAACGCGCAGACGACGTGGTGCTGCTTGCCGCTAAAGGACTTGCAATGACGGGGCTTGATGTGATGATGGACGCCGCGCTCCGCGCCGCGATGAAAGATGAGTTTGAAAAGAAGGTCCGCCCTTACCAGTGCTGAGCCGCAATTATCTTATAAAGGAGAGTGACGCCGTTGTTTAAATATTTCATAGTAAGGATCGTTCAGATGTTCATGGTCCTTTTTGTCGTTTCTGTGATCGTCTTCAGCCTGATGAGCTTCACGGGCGACCCTGTGCTGATGATAGTGCCGCCCACCGCCACCGAGGCGCAGATAGAAGAGGCGCGCATTGCGCTTGGCCTCGACAAGCCGCTCATAGTCCAATATAAAATCTTTCTGAGCAACCTTTTGCACGGAGACCTCGGAGTCTCCTATATGTTCAAAAGGCCCGCGCTCGACTTGATACTTGAACGTATGCCCGCGACGCTTGAGCTTGTATTTCTTTCGGTGTTGATATCTGTCGTCATCGCGATCCCGTGCGGCGTCTTTGCCGGGGCGTGGCCCAATAATATATTGAGCCGCATGATAATGGGAGGCTCCCTCTTTGGTATATCGCTGCCCTCTTTCTGGGTGGGGATACTGCTCATTTTCTATTTCGCGGTTGAAAAGGGACTTCTGCCTTCTTCCGGACGCGGAGACACGGGAACGCTTTTTGGCATTCCGTTTGCCTTTCTCACCTGGGACGGCTTCAAACATATCATACTCCCCGCCGTCTCGCTTGCTCTTGGCACGCTTGCCATGCTGATACGCCTTACTAGAGCGCAGCTCATGGAGGTAATGAGGCAGGATTTTATCAAATTCGCGCGCGCAAAGGGCGTCTCATGGAACCGGCTCTTATTCTCTCACGCGCTGAAAAACGCGCTGGTGCCAGTAGTTACGGTCTTCGGCCTTCAGGTGGGAAGCCTTATCGCGTTTGCCACAGTCACTGAGACTATCTTTGCCTGGCCCGGCATGGGCAAACTGCTGGTTGACTCGATAAATACGGCGGACAGGCCGGTCATCGTAGCCTATTTAATGATTGTCGCGGCAATGTTCGTCATAATCAATTTCCTTGTTGACATTGTCTACACGATGATCGACCCGCGAATCGACCTGAGGTGAGCCTGATGATAAACAAAAAAGCTAATTTCCTAAAAGGGGAGTTCATGCACAACTTTCTTCGCAATCCAGGCGCCGTCTGCGGCCTTGCGATAGTAGTATTCTTCGTGCTGATGGTGCTCGTAGGCCCGTTTTTTACGCCGCAGAATCCATACGACATCGCCTCTCTCGACTTAATGGACGCCTATAAGCCGCCCATGTGGATGGAGGGCGGAGTCTCCGCCTTTCCTTTCGGCACCGACGACCAGGGGCGCGACATGTTGAGCGCCATCGTCTACGGCAGCCGCATTTCGCTTTTCATCGGGGTGGGCTCCGTCATCATATCATGTGTGATCGGCACTGTGCTCGGGCTTGTCGCCGGATATTTCGGAGGCAGGACTGACAGCATTCTGATGCGCATCGTAGACGTCCAGCTCTCCTTTCCCGCGATGCTAGTCGCTCTTTTTATAATGGCGGCCTTCGGGCGCGGAATGTGGAAGCTGATACTAGCGCTCACCATAGTGGGGTGGGTGCTCTACGCGCGCACCGTGCGAAGCGCCGTCCTCGTTGAAAAAAACAAGGAGTATGTCGAGGCCGCAAAGCTCATCGGGCTTTCTCCGCTGCCCATCATCCTCCGCCATATACTTCCAAACACATTGACGCCT
This genomic interval from Cloacibacillus sp. contains the following:
- a CDS encoding M20 family metallopeptidase, with the protein product MNKQKEFICNTVEALREELLGLSHDIHDNPELGLEEFKACAWQTALLKNHGFAVESPFCEMETAFKATFDTGKEGAAVAFLSEYDALEGIGHGCGHNIIAASAVGAAVALAAALKESGAGGKVTLFGTPAEETEGGKIPMVEAGAFNGYDCALMMHPASENIICRHGLAAQSVYVEFFGKAAHSSTPSAGINALASLISFFTSIDAIQQTWPNTSKINGIITDGGKASNVICEYARAAFTVRAARKKEILVMYADMERAAQAAALVTGAKAKVSCGRLYAERYPSRTLGEAFKANMAPLGEEMDYPDYNAQVGSSDIGNVSLVTPAIHEYLSIGDAAELISHHESFRTAAASKRADDVVLLAAKGLAMTGLDVMMDAALRAAMKDEFEKKVRPYQC
- a CDS encoding ABC transporter permease, which encodes MTPLFKYFIVRIVQMFMVLFVVSVIVFSLMSFTGDPVLMIVPPTATEAQIEEARIALGLDKPLIVQYKIFLSNLLHGDLGVSYMFKRPALDLILERMPATLELVFLSVLISVVIAIPCGVFAGAWPNNILSRMIMGGSLFGISLPSFWVGILLIFYFAVEKGLLPSSGRGDTGTLFGIPFAFLTWDGFKHIILPAVSLALGTLAMLIRLTRAQLMEVMRQDFIKFARAKGVSWNRLLFSHALKNALVPVVTVFGLQVGSLIAFATVTETIFAWPGMGKLLVDSINTADRPVIVAYLMIVAAMFVIINFLVDIVYTMIDPRIDLR
- a CDS encoding ABC transporter permease, translated to MINKKANFLKGEFMHNFLRNPGAVCGLAIVVFFVLMVLVGPFFTPQNPYDIASLDLMDAYKPPMWMEGGVSAFPFGTDDQGRDMLSAIVYGSRISLFIGVGSVIISCVIGTVLGLVAGYFGGRTDSILMRIVDVQLSFPAMLVALFIMAAFGRGMWKLILALTIVGWVLYARTVRSAVLVEKNKEYVEAAKLIGLSPLPIILRHILPNTLTPLIVIATIQIGSVILTEATLSYLGVGVPVTEPSLGLLVKNGYDVLFSGLWWSSVLPGIFIMLLVFGINLLGDFLRDEFNPRLK